The following proteins are encoded in a genomic region of Rissa tridactyla isolate bRisTri1 chromosome 5, bRisTri1.patW.cur.20221130, whole genome shotgun sequence:
- the CCNA2 gene encoding cyclin-A2: MLAEQENQENVPPGGKAAAPPAAVTRVALGLLRGGQQRAGLPPQAAARGGGEGHGAAAARRPVGGQQAFTIHVDEPDGEQRRRRGGPATQKEEEEAAALGLRTAVCALGERRPLAPLGNAMELSFDSPSIMDISITSEAEEKKPNVNNVPDYIGDIHTYLREMEVKCKPKMGYMKKQPDITNNMRAILVDWLVEVGEEYKLQNETLHLAVNYIDRFLSSMSVLRGKLQLVGTAAMLLASKFEEIYPPEVAEFVYITDDTYTKKQVLRMEHLILKVLSFDLAAPTINQFLTQYFLHQQTSAKVESLSMYLGELSLIDADPYLKYLPSVIAAAAFHLADYTITGQTWPESLCKVTGYTLEDIKPCLMDLHKTYLKAAQHMQQSIREKYKSTKYHGVSLIDPPETLNLL, encoded by the exons atgttGGCGGAGCAGGAGAACCAGGAGAACGTTCCCCCGGGCGGCAAAGCAgcagcgccgcccgccgccgtcACCCGCGTGGCgctggggctgctgcggggcGGCCAGCAGCGGGCCGGGCTCCCGCCGCAG GCGGCTGCGCGGGGCGGTGGTGAGGGCcatggcgcggcggcggcgcggcggccggtCGGCGGGCAGCAGGCCTTCACCATCCATGTGGACGAGCCGGACggggagcagcggcggcggcgaggcggcCCGGCCAcccagaaggaggaggaggaggcggcggcgctggggctgcggACGGCCGTCTGTGCCCTCGGGGAGCGGCGGCCCCTCGCCCCCTTGGGCAACGCCATGGAGCTGAGCTTCG ATTCTCCAAGTATTATGGATATTTCAATAAcctcagaagcagaagagaaaaaaccaaaTGTTAATAACGTGCCAGACTATATCGGCGATATCCATACATACCTTAGGGAAATGGAG GTGAAATGTAAGCCTAAAATGGGTTACATGAAGAAGCAACCTGATATCACAAACAACATGCGGGCTATTCTTGTGGACTGGCTGGTGGAAGTTGGAGAAGAATACAAATTACAGAATGAAACTCTGCACTTAGCTGTGAATTACATTGATAGGTTTCTTTCTTCAATGTCTGTTTTGAGAGGAAAACTGCAGCTTGTGGGTACTGCAGCTATGCTGCTCGCATC AAAGTTTGAAGAAATCTACCCTCCTGAAGTAGCAGAGTTTGTCTACATCACAGATGACACCTATACCAAGAAGCAGGTTCTGAGGATGGAGCACTTAATTTTGAAGGTTTTGTCATTTGACTTGGCAGCTCCAACAATCAACCAGTTCCTCACTCAGTATTTCCTACATCAGCAGACAAGTGCTAAAGTGGAGAGCCTGTCAATG TACCTCGGGGAGCTGAGTCTAATTGATGCTGATCCTTACCTGAAATACTTGCCATCAGTTATTGCTGCTGCAGCATTTCATCTAGCAGACTATACGATCACTGGACAAACTTGG CCTGAATCCCTGTGCAAAGTAACAGGCTACACCCTTGAAGACATCAAGCCCTGCCTCATGGACCTACACAAGACCTACCTCAAAGCAGCCCAGCACATGCAACAGTCCATAAGGGAAAAGTACAAGAGTACAAA GTACCATGGAGTATCGCTTATTGACCCACCAGAGACACTAAACTTATTGTAA
- the BBS7 gene encoding Bardet-Biedl syndrome 7 protein — protein sequence MELSLARVDYLQVGVTAQKTMRLLPASGKKATQKVVVGDQDGVITCFGIKKGEAVPVFKTLPGQKISRLELGGALNTPQEKIFVATGSEVRGFTKRGKQFLSFETNLTESIKAMHISGADLFLCASYIYNHYCDCKDQHYYLSGDKINDVLCLPVDKVNCITPVLACQDRVLRVLQGSDLLYEVELPGPPTVLALNNGNGGDSGEEIVYGTSDGKLGLIQITGSKPIPKWEIGNEKKRGGILCIDSFDIVGDGVKELLVGRDDGMLEIYNFESADDPGLRYDHALSESIASIQGGCVGKDGYDEILASTYSGWLTGLTTEPVHREGGSGEELKLSQEMQSKISSLRNELEHLQMKVLQEREKYQQSSQSSTAVSSVPVFSVNDKFTLNKDDASYSLILEVQTAIDNVLVQSDVPIDLLDVDKNSAVVSFSSCDSEPNSNFLLATYRCQANTTRLELKVRSIEGQYGTLQAYVTPRIQPKTCQVHQYQIKPLSLHQRTHSIDHDRPMNTLTLKGQFSFAEVHSWVVFCLPEVPEKTPAGESITFYFQNTFLGTQLESTYRKGEGCFKSDNISTISILKDVLSKEATKRKINLNISYDINEESVRHTLKLIHPKLEYQQLLAKKVHLIDALRELQVHEGNVDFLLPKYRSILEEADQLLEEYKRQPAHLERLYGMITDLFIDKFKFKGTNVKTKVPLLLEILDGCDQDGLIAFFEAAA from the exons ATGGAGCTCAGCCTGGCCCGCGTCGACTACCTGCAG GTGGGAGTGACGGCTCAGAAGACGATGAGGCTGCTTCCCGCCTCGGGGAAAAAGGCCACGCAGAAG GTGGTGGTTGGAGATCAGGATGGGGTCATTACATGTTTTGGCATAAAAAAAGGGGAAGCTGTG CCAGTGTTCAAGACACTGCCAGGCCAAAAAATTTCAAGACTGGAGTTGGGAGGAGCTCTTAATACACCACAAGAGAAAATTTTTGTGGCTACAGGATCAGAAGTTAGAGGTTTCACAAAAAGAGGGAAGCAGTTTCTTTCATTTGAAACTAACCTCACTGAAAGCATTAAAGCTAT gcaTATTTCAGGAGCAGATCTCTTTCTTTGTGCGAGCTATATCTATAACCATTATTGTGACTGCAAAGACCAGCACTACTACCTATCGGGAGACAAAATCAATGATGTTCTCTGCCTTCCTGTAGATAAAGTGAATTGCATTACACCGGTACTTGCATGTCAGGATAGAGTCCTCAGAGTTTTACAG GGATCTGATTTACTGTATGAAGTCGAACTTCCTGGACCACCTACTGTTCTTGCTCTAAACAATGGAAATGGGG GTGATTCTGGAGAAGAAATTGTGTATGGAACTTCTGATGGTAAATTGGGTCTTATCCAGATTACTGGTTCCAAGCCTATACCTAAATGGgaaattggaaatgaaaaaaagagaggag gtATCTTATGTATTGATAGTTTTGACATTGTGGGAGATGGAGTTAAAGAATTACTCGTTGGACGAGATGATGGAATGCTAGAAATCTATAACTTTGAGAGCGCAGATGATCCCGGCCTTCGATATGATCAT GCTTTATCAGAGAGCATCGCATCAATCCAGGGTGGCTGTGTAGGAAAAGATGGATACGATGAAATTTTAGCATCCACATATTCAG GCTGGCTGACAGGACTGACTACAGAACCTGTCCATAGAGAAGGTGGATCAGGTGAAGAACTAAAATTAAGTCAAGAAATGCAGAGCAAGATTTCATCCTTAAG GAATGAATTGGAACACTTACAGATGAAAGTACTTCAGGAACGTGAAAAATACCAGCAGTCTTCTCAATCCAGTACTGCTGTCTCATCAGTACCTGTGTTTAGTGTGAATGATAAGTTTACATTAAATAAGGATGATGCTAGCTACAGCCTCATCTTGGAGGTGCAGACAGCTATAGATAATGTCCTGGTGCAG AGTGATGTCCCGATAGACTTGCTGGATGTGGATAAAAATTCTGCTGTTGTTAGTTTTAGCAGCTGTGATTCTGAG CCAAATAGCAACTTCCTTCTTGCAACTTACCGATGCCAAGCAAATACTACAAGACTTGAACTTAAG gTTCGATCGATTGAAGGACAGTATGGGACACTTCAAGCATATGTAACTCCAAGAATTCAACCAAAAACCTGCCAAGTTCATCAATATCAAATTAAACCCCTTTCGCTTCATCAGAGAACTCATTCTATTGACCATGACAg ACCCATGAATACACTGACGCTCAAAGGCCAGTTCAGTTTTGCTGAAGTTCACTCCTGGGTTGTGTTTTGCTTACCTGAAGTGCCTGAAAAGACTCCCGCTGGAGAGAGTATCaccttttattttcagaacacCTTCCTGGGTACACAGCTTGAAAGTACTTACAG AAAAGGTGAGGGGTGTTTTAAGTCTGACAACATTTCTACAATATCCATCCTAAAAGATGTGCTTTCCAAAGAGGCTACTAAAAGGAAGATTAATCTCAACATATCATATG ACATAAATGAAGAATCTGTGAGACACACGTTAAAGCTTATCCACCCTAAATTAGAGTACCAGCAGCTGTTGGCCAAGAAGGTTCACTTAATAGATGCTTTGAGA gAATTACAAGTTCATGAAGGAAATGTGGACTTCCTGCTACCAAAATACCGCAGCATTTTGGAAGAGGCAGATCAGCTGCTTGAGGAATACAAGAGACAACCTGCACATCTCGAGAGACTTTATG GTATGATCACGGATCTCTTCATAGATAAATTTAAATTCAAAGGCACCAATGTGAAAACTAAAGTCCCTCTTCTTCTGGAGATTCTGGATGGCTGTGATCAAGATGGACTAATTGCTTTTTTTGAGGCTGCAGCCTga